A part of Methanomassiliicoccales archaeon genomic DNA contains:
- a CDS encoding fibrillarin-like rRNA/tRNA 2'-O-methyltransferase, translated as MGRARNLIVPTGHHGVFTDGSMLFTRNSVPNDRVYGERLYDQEGVEYREWVPSRSKLAAYLRKGGESFPFKEGTTVLYLGAASGTTSSHVADIVGKGTVYCVEVSPRSFRDLVAVCEKRKNMVPVLSDATRPEDYSFIVESPDILYQDIAQKGQAAIFVKNMRAFGIKEGMLTVKARSEDVTKDPKEVFADVTSQLERSGFKVVELVDLDPFEKDHAMAVVRA; from the coding sequence ATGGGCAGGGCCAGGAACTTGATCGTGCCGACCGGACATCACGGTGTTTTCACGGATGGCAGCATGCTCTTCACCAGAAACTCGGTGCCAAATGACAGGGTCTACGGGGAGAGGCTTTATGACCAGGAAGGTGTGGAATATAGAGAATGGGTGCCGAGCCGGAGCAAGCTGGCAGCTTATCTGAGAAAGGGCGGAGAGAGCTTTCCTTTCAAAGAAGGTACGACGGTCCTATACCTCGGGGCGGCGAGCGGTACCACGTCCAGTCATGTGGCCGACATCGTGGGGAAAGGGACGGTCTATTGTGTAGAGGTCTCGCCAAGGTCTTTCAGGGACCTCGTCGCCGTTTGCGAGAAGAGAAAAAACATGGTTCCTGTCCTCTCAGATGCCACCAGACCTGAGGACTACTCGTTCATCGTTGAGTCGCCAGATATCCTCTATCAGGACATAGCACAGAAGGGGCAGGCAGCGATATTTGTTAAGAACATGAGGGCTTTCGGAATAAAGGAGGGGATGCTCACGGTCAAGGCCCGCTCTGAAGATGTCACAAAAGACCCTAAGGAGGTCTTCGCTGACGTGACCTCTCAATTGGAAAGATCTGGGTTCAAGGTCGTCGAGCTCGTCGATCTTGATCCCTTCGAGAAAGACCATGCAATGGCCGTGGTGAGGGCTTGA
- a CDS encoding NUDIX hydrolase, which translates to MVMNPKRGGWEMPGGHVEEGEDAETAIVREFKEETGQIFLPMMAMRYGYGAVFAGMMKETDERGEMEWGLFDSLPRDLSFPEVEYLAQVDWARKAVKGGFQGAREKSKS; encoded by the coding sequence ATGGTCATGAACCCGAAAAGGGGAGGGTGGGAGATGCCAGGAGGCCATGTCGAAGAGGGGGAGGATGCCGAGACCGCCATAGTGCGCGAGTTCAAGGAGGAGACGGGGCAGATCTTCCTGCCCATGATGGCAATGAGGTATGGCTATGGCGCGGTATTCGCAGGTATGATGAAGGAGACGGATGAGCGAGGAGAGATGGAATGGGGCCTTTTCGATTCTTTGCCCAGGGACCTTTCCTTCCCTGAGGTCGAATACCTCGCTCAGGTCGATTGGGCCAGAAAAGCGGTCAAAGGCGGGTTTCAAGGGGCTCGGGAAAAATCAAAGTCTTAA